One window of Microbacterium sp. Root61 genomic DNA carries:
- a CDS encoding CocE/NonD family hydrolase, producing the protein MHHVLRIPPAPESPLSFPVRVRTRDGVLLAADVYLPGAPADADTSPGDTILIRLPYDKSGVYCFIPLIAEYFTRHGYRVVAQDVRGKFRSEGDALLFVNEVNDGYDTIEWITRQPWSNGRVAMWGDSYYGYTQWAAAASGHPALKAIAPRVTGTALGEPVRRDDSQRTRRVEWGVTYMYPLTQFFDNDMVAWEPDWTRRDFAEQAEDFMAQVGQRGLSYDQWYPNPVLLPRFPNGDPFAGRSVPALHTIGWWDNCAPLSWADVEQIKRHPNWDVHHYLRIEPIDHESYQLLEAEGARVMERSEQQIQDLLPRTLDPALAFFDVFVRGNGSAADVPRVSWNLAGTTGMRESATWPPAGVRSITRYATADGALVAERPRSDSTLDWTHDPADLVPSSVPDAFSYLLHLPDEAPIGERGDVLRFDSAPLAADVDLAGPATARARIGSDGPIMDFFVRLLDVAPDGTALRIARGQQQVTDATETSTVDLDLGQIGYRLQAGHRLRVHVSSSDYPEFLPQTGTGADPWTWGATRPNIQSLIVGGSDAFALTLTILEGDLP; encoded by the coding sequence ATGCACCACGTTCTGCGCATACCGCCGGCGCCCGAGAGCCCCCTCTCGTTCCCGGTACGGGTCCGCACACGCGACGGCGTGCTCCTCGCCGCCGACGTCTACCTGCCCGGCGCTCCTGCAGACGCCGACACCTCGCCAGGCGACACCATCCTCATCCGCCTTCCCTACGACAAATCAGGCGTGTACTGCTTCATTCCCCTGATCGCCGAGTACTTCACCCGGCACGGCTACCGCGTCGTGGCGCAAGACGTACGAGGCAAGTTCCGCTCTGAAGGCGATGCTCTCCTCTTCGTGAACGAGGTGAACGACGGCTACGACACGATCGAGTGGATCACGCGGCAGCCGTGGTCCAACGGCCGCGTGGCAATGTGGGGCGACAGTTACTACGGCTACACGCAGTGGGCCGCCGCCGCGAGCGGCCACCCGGCGCTGAAGGCCATCGCGCCCCGGGTGACGGGAACCGCACTGGGCGAGCCGGTGCGCCGCGACGACTCACAGCGCACGCGGCGTGTCGAGTGGGGGGTCACGTACATGTACCCCCTGACGCAGTTCTTCGACAACGACATGGTCGCTTGGGAGCCTGATTGGACTCGCCGCGATTTCGCCGAACAAGCCGAGGACTTCATGGCACAAGTCGGTCAACGGGGGCTGTCGTACGACCAGTGGTACCCGAATCCGGTACTGCTGCCGCGATTCCCGAACGGCGACCCGTTCGCCGGGCGCTCGGTGCCCGCGCTCCACACGATCGGCTGGTGGGACAACTGCGCCCCACTGTCCTGGGCCGACGTCGAGCAGATCAAGCGTCATCCGAACTGGGATGTGCACCACTATCTGCGTATCGAACCGATCGACCATGAGAGCTATCAGCTGCTCGAGGCTGAAGGGGCACGGGTGATGGAGCGCAGCGAGCAGCAGATCCAGGACCTGCTCCCCCGCACGCTCGATCCGGCGCTCGCCTTCTTCGACGTGTTCGTGCGCGGCAACGGGTCCGCGGCGGATGTGCCCCGGGTTTCCTGGAATCTTGCCGGAACGACCGGGATGCGCGAAAGCGCGACCTGGCCGCCCGCCGGCGTGCGCAGCATCACCCGCTACGCGACCGCCGACGGCGCGCTGGTAGCTGAGCGTCCTCGGAGCGATTCGACACTCGACTGGACTCACGACCCTGCTGACCTGGTTCCGTCCAGCGTGCCGGATGCCTTCTCCTACCTCCTTCATTTGCCGGATGAGGCGCCTATCGGCGAACGAGGAGACGTGTTGCGATTCGACTCCGCGCCACTGGCGGCCGATGTCGATCTTGCCGGTCCCGCCACCGCGCGGGCGCGCATCGGATCCGACGGTCCGATCATGGATTTCTTCGTGCGTCTGCTCGACGTCGCTCCCGATGGCACCGCGCTGCGCATCGCGCGTGGCCAGCAGCAGGTCACCGACGCGACCGAGACATCGACGGTCGACCTCGACCTCGGGCAGATCGGGTACCGGCTGCAGGCAGGGCATCGCCTCCGTGTGCATGTGTCCAGCAGCGACTACCCCGAGTTCCTGCCGCAGACCGGCACCGGCGCCGACCCTTGGACGTGGGGAGCAACCCGCCCGAACATCCAATCCCTCATCGTCGGCGGATCCGACGCGTTCGCACTGACCCTGACAATCCTCGAAGGAGACCTGCCCTGA
- a CDS encoding DUF3237 domain-containing protein, with protein MEPVLDYVFEIRARIDPDVHIGRGPDEKLSFTPVSGGTVSGPRLSGVVLAGGGDWAVERFGTAQLEARYMIRTEDGAVIDIINRGYFRATPELIERMERGEDLPEDEPGLYFRTAPVFQTDAPQHRWLAENQFIGLARDEDGHVCIRVYLLT; from the coding sequence ATGGAACCCGTGCTGGACTACGTCTTCGAGATTCGCGCCCGTATCGATCCCGACGTGCATATCGGGCGCGGGCCCGACGAGAAGCTCTCGTTCACGCCCGTATCTGGGGGCACAGTCTCCGGCCCCCGCCTGAGCGGCGTGGTCCTGGCTGGAGGTGGAGACTGGGCGGTCGAGCGCTTCGGGACCGCCCAACTTGAGGCTCGGTACATGATCCGCACCGAGGATGGCGCGGTGATCGACATCATCAATCGTGGCTACTTCCGCGCGACGCCGGAACTGATCGAGCGCATGGAGCGCGGGGAGGACCTTCCCGAGGATGAGCCCGGTCTCTACTTCCGCACCGCCCCCGTGTTCCAGACCGATGCCCCGCAGCACCGTTGGCTGGCGGAGAACCAGTTCATCGGCCTCGCACGCGACGAAGACGGACACGTCTGCATCCGGGTGTATCTGCTCACCTGA
- a CDS encoding ABC transporter substrate-binding protein — translation MTVGAVACVAMLALTACTPRDGGDGADGKDFSIVDSQPAATTPVDEVTWAIVEGEPATLNPGASANLIIPNLCDNLLSLQPDFSIEPGIAESAEFVDPVTFVITLRDDVRFWDGTPVTADDVVYSLQQNMNPASQWFGAFALVVPDATAGIVATGSHEVTVHFVAPDSTFRDALAGQGSAVMQKAFSEAAGAAVGTPAVGLMCTGPYKLNPGGWTPGSQIVTTANDDYWGGAPLVKTLTYTFVSDGSTLATALTQGEIDGAINVPPASRAAFQGDGAGTLTVGHSTASYSFGPASSTSPAANPKIRQALSLAIDREQFLETVVNGLGYVQKTIVPEFSFQKKENADIYQAGYDALATPKVDIEAAKKLVEESGEDLSKPLVVAVPAGAKEFQQTATIMQSAGKAIGLNIEINAMQASDFGAIFYDPSKRAGIDFVATQGYLEVPGVLGYPSLFLLPAEMGGVFNWSQYDNPEVTAHMAAARNAIDPATAAQEFVAAQEIFAPDLLQVTLAGTYQLTYVNKDLTGVTTSVAAYSSPWALHLGGK, via the coding sequence ATGACTGTAGGCGCCGTCGCCTGCGTGGCCATGCTCGCGCTCACCGCGTGTACGCCCCGAGACGGCGGTGACGGGGCCGACGGAAAGGACTTCTCGATCGTCGACTCGCAGCCCGCCGCAACGACGCCCGTGGACGAGGTGACGTGGGCGATCGTCGAGGGCGAGCCGGCCACCCTCAACCCGGGCGCGTCCGCAAACCTGATCATCCCCAATCTGTGCGACAACCTGCTTTCACTGCAGCCCGACTTCTCGATCGAGCCCGGGATCGCCGAGAGCGCCGAGTTCGTCGACCCGGTGACCTTCGTCATCACCCTGCGCGATGATGTGAGGTTCTGGGACGGCACCCCGGTGACGGCGGACGACGTGGTCTACAGCCTGCAGCAGAACATGAACCCCGCATCGCAATGGTTCGGCGCTTTCGCACTGGTCGTGCCCGACGCAACGGCAGGTATTGTCGCCACTGGCTCGCACGAGGTCACTGTTCATTTCGTCGCCCCCGACTCGACCTTCCGCGATGCGCTCGCCGGTCAAGGGTCGGCCGTCATGCAGAAGGCCTTCAGCGAGGCGGCCGGCGCAGCGGTCGGCACGCCCGCCGTCGGGCTGATGTGCACGGGTCCATACAAGCTGAACCCGGGCGGCTGGACGCCCGGCAGCCAGATCGTCACCACCGCCAATGACGACTACTGGGGCGGGGCGCCGCTGGTGAAGACCCTCACGTACACCTTCGTGTCTGATGGGTCGACGCTCGCGACCGCGCTCACGCAAGGGGAGATCGACGGTGCCATAAACGTGCCGCCGGCGTCGCGAGCGGCGTTCCAGGGCGACGGCGCCGGTACGCTGACCGTCGGCCACTCGACCGCCTCCTACAGCTTCGGCCCGGCATCATCTACCAGCCCCGCGGCCAACCCGAAGATCCGTCAGGCGCTGAGCCTCGCGATCGACCGCGAGCAGTTCCTTGAGACCGTGGTCAATGGTCTCGGCTACGTGCAGAAGACCATCGTTCCCGAGTTCTCTTTCCAGAAGAAGGAGAATGCCGATATCTACCAGGCCGGCTACGACGCGCTCGCGACGCCGAAGGTCGACATCGAAGCCGCCAAGAAGCTCGTGGAGGAGAGCGGCGAGGACCTGAGCAAGCCGCTCGTCGTCGCCGTCCCCGCAGGCGCGAAAGAGTTCCAGCAGACGGCGACGATCATGCAGAGCGCCGGCAAGGCGATCGGCTTGAACATCGAGATCAACGCCATGCAGGCGTCTGATTTCGGCGCAATATTCTATGATCCGTCGAAACGCGCCGGCATCGACTTCGTAGCAACGCAGGGCTATCTGGAAGTCCCGGGGGTCCTCGGTTATCCCTCCCTCTTCCTGCTGCCCGCAGAAATGGGAGGCGTCTTCAACTGGAGCCAGTACGACAATCCCGAGGTGACCGCCCACATGGCGGCAGCCCGCAACGCGATCGATCCCGCGACCGCGGCGCAGGAGTTCGTCGCGGCGCAGGAGATCTTCGCTCCGGATCTGCTCCAGGTCACCCTCGCGGGCACCTACCAGCTCACCTATGTGAACAAGGATCTGACAGGGGTGACCACCTCGGTCGCCGCGTACAGCAGTCCTTGGGCACTTCACCTCGGCGGCAAGTAG
- a CDS encoding ABC transporter permease, whose protein sequence is MNALTRTLAGRLGGLMLTLFLASIVIFSAVLLTGDPIAALAGGAKPTPELIAQIRADYHLDEPVWSRYWMWLTGVFQGDFGRSFVYKTDVLTLVAPRFGITVQLVLLTVLFILIFGVGSGILAATRGRAVDRTVAVLTSLGMALPTFVVAILLIWIFAKSLGWFPVYGEGTGFWDRLWHLTLPAASLAVLFIAYISRVTRGALVAQVHSEHVDTARVRGIPRQRIFGAHVFRNASPQILAIAGTTIAGLFAASAIAEVAFGLGGIGSLLVQAAARADLPVVQIVSLLLVTIFVVLNAVADLVSALIDPSSVAGGTSA, encoded by the coding sequence GTGAACGCACTGACCAGAACGCTGGCGGGAAGGCTGGGCGGCTTGATGCTGACCCTCTTCCTGGCGAGCATCGTCATCTTTTCGGCAGTGCTCCTGACCGGCGATCCGATCGCGGCGCTCGCGGGCGGTGCGAAACCGACGCCCGAGCTGATCGCCCAGATCCGCGCCGACTACCATCTCGACGAGCCGGTATGGTCGCGCTATTGGATGTGGCTTACCGGAGTGTTCCAGGGCGACTTCGGCAGGTCGTTCGTCTACAAGACCGATGTGTTGACGTTGGTCGCCCCCCGCTTCGGCATCACCGTGCAGCTGGTGCTGTTGACGGTGTTGTTCATCCTCATCTTCGGCGTCGGCTCCGGCATCCTCGCCGCCACGCGCGGTCGGGCCGTCGATCGCACAGTCGCAGTCCTCACCTCGCTCGGCATGGCGCTGCCCACCTTCGTCGTCGCCATCCTGCTGATCTGGATCTTCGCCAAATCCCTCGGCTGGTTCCCGGTATACGGCGAAGGCACCGGGTTCTGGGACCGGCTCTGGCATCTCACGCTTCCGGCGGCGTCGCTCGCTGTCCTGTTCATCGCCTACATCAGTCGCGTGACGCGCGGCGCTCTGGTCGCGCAGGTGCACTCCGAGCACGTCGACACCGCACGGGTGCGCGGCATTCCGCGACAGCGCATCTTCGGCGCGCACGTGTTCCGCAACGCCTCACCGCAGATCCTTGCGATCGCCGGCACGACGATCGCCGGGCTGTTCGCCGCATCGGCCATCGCCGAAGTGGCGTTCGGGCTGGGCGGGATCGGTTCCCTGCTGGTCCAGGCTGCGGCCCGAGCGGATCTACCCGTGGTGCAGATCGTCTCACTGCTGCTGGTGACGATCTTCGTGGTTTTGAACGCCGTCGCCGACCTGGTCAGCGCTCTGATCGACCCGTCCAGCGTCGCCGGAGGGACCAGCGCATGA
- a CDS encoding ABC transporter permease: MSVAQIAQGAVPGVARRAAKKDWMFLVALIVFGIIVVATILGPWLAPYDPNELYVGPVNGASSLAHPFGTDDLGRDILSRVLVGAQASVFAPIVVVVLSTLMGITLALLAAWFGGWVRGGIARLIDVIFAIPGLVIAVLAVAMFGKGLIAPIVALSIAYIPVVARLTQTAASRELGKPYIAALRVQGVASLAICFRHLVPALTPLVAAQMAIGFGYAMLDLAAISFLGLGQQPPAPDWGSMISSGQSGILAGAPEQSVFPAILVVITVLTVGIIGTRVTIWAEEKER, from the coding sequence ATGAGCGTCGCACAGATCGCACAGGGCGCAGTGCCCGGCGTCGCCCGACGGGCCGCGAAGAAGGACTGGATGTTCCTGGTCGCACTGATCGTGTTCGGGATCATCGTGGTGGCGACGATCCTCGGGCCGTGGCTGGCGCCCTACGACCCGAACGAGTTGTACGTCGGACCTGTGAACGGCGCATCGAGTCTTGCGCACCCTTTCGGCACCGACGACTTGGGACGCGACATCCTCTCGCGGGTCCTCGTCGGAGCCCAGGCCAGCGTCTTCGCACCGATCGTCGTCGTGGTCCTTTCCACACTGATGGGCATCACGCTCGCGCTGCTCGCCGCCTGGTTCGGCGGCTGGGTGAGGGGTGGCATCGCACGCCTCATCGACGTGATCTTCGCCATCCCCGGGCTCGTGATCGCCGTCCTCGCGGTGGCGATGTTCGGCAAAGGACTGATCGCTCCCATCGTCGCTCTGTCGATCGCGTACATCCCGGTCGTCGCGAGGCTCACACAGACCGCCGCCTCCCGCGAACTCGGCAAGCCGTACATCGCCGCCCTACGTGTGCAGGGTGTGGCGAGCCTCGCCATCTGCTTCCGCCACCTCGTGCCGGCGCTGACGCCACTGGTGGCCGCGCAGATGGCCATCGGCTTCGGCTACGCGATGCTCGACCTCGCTGCGATATCGTTCCTGGGACTCGGGCAGCAACCTCCCGCGCCCGACTGGGGCTCGATGATCTCCAGCGGCCAATCCGGCATCCTCGCGGGCGCCCCCGAACAGTCCGTCTTCCCAGCGATTCTGGTCGTGATCACCGTCCTCACCGTCGGCATCATCGGTACCAGGGTCACCATCTGGGCAGAGGAGAAGGAACGATGA
- a CDS encoding ABC transporter ATP-binding protein, with product MNDSVLEITGLDIFAPGPDGPRQLVFDSTLSVGRGEAVGLVGESGSGKTLTVRAVAGLLPDEFTTVGTIRIEGQDLGEMTGRALRDLRARRLGMVFQSPRAHLNPLRTIGDFMTEALVHVAGVSRDTADRRARALLDEVGITDPGRRMRQYPAELSGGLLQRVMIAATLAMDPKLLLADEITTALDVTTQEEVMAVIADLRMHRELSLLFITHDLALAGAVCDRVNVMQHGRIVETLNAATMRQDAQEQYTRILMSAALDETPPVQPESAAETILKIEDLRKSYRVRSADGGKEVLVAVDGVSMELAGGGSLGIVGESGSGKSTTARLLLGLETADHGKVTVGTQDWSLPARGGQERRQRAKIVQMVFQDPYQSLDRRQTVRQCLIEAIRVHRPKDSAEAISTRVAELMSQVRLEPVFLDSRPRALSGGQRQRVAIARALAADPVLLVLDEAVSALDVTTRVEILTLLDTIRRETGVALLMITHDLTVIRRLCDHVVVMRHGQIEERGTAAEILDEPKAEYTRLLLDSIPREGWTPQRRRLGRTRSLPTVTRSTMIPE from the coding sequence ATGAACGATTCCGTCCTCGAGATCACCGGGCTCGACATCTTCGCACCCGGACCGGATGGTCCTCGTCAACTCGTGTTCGACAGCACGCTGTCTGTCGGCAGAGGAGAAGCGGTCGGCCTGGTCGGCGAGTCCGGCTCCGGTAAGACGCTGACCGTGCGCGCCGTCGCTGGGCTACTGCCCGACGAATTCACCACCGTCGGCACCATTCGGATCGAAGGCCAGGATCTCGGCGAGATGACCGGACGGGCGTTGCGTGACCTGCGCGCGCGCCGTCTCGGCATGGTCTTCCAATCCCCCCGAGCGCACCTGAATCCGCTGCGCACGATCGGCGATTTCATGACGGAAGCCCTCGTCCACGTCGCGGGAGTCAGCCGTGACACCGCCGACAGGCGTGCACGCGCACTGCTCGACGAAGTCGGAATCACCGATCCCGGGCGTCGCATGCGGCAGTACCCGGCCGAACTCTCCGGCGGCCTGCTGCAGCGGGTGATGATCGCCGCAACACTGGCGATGGATCCGAAGCTCTTGCTCGCCGACGAGATCACAACGGCACTGGACGTCACCACGCAGGAGGAGGTGATGGCCGTCATCGCGGACCTGCGTATGCACCGCGAGCTCTCCCTGCTGTTCATCACGCACGACCTGGCACTGGCAGGCGCCGTTTGCGACCGGGTGAACGTGATGCAGCACGGTCGCATCGTCGAGACCCTGAACGCCGCCACTATGCGGCAAGATGCGCAGGAGCAGTACACCAGGATCCTCATGTCGGCGGCGCTCGATGAAACTCCGCCTGTCCAGCCGGAGAGTGCCGCCGAAACGATCTTGAAGATCGAAGACCTGCGCAAGAGCTACCGAGTGCGCAGTGCGGACGGCGGAAAAGAGGTCCTGGTCGCCGTCGACGGAGTATCGATGGAGCTTGCCGGCGGCGGCTCCCTCGGAATCGTGGGCGAGTCAGGCTCCGGCAAGTCGACCACCGCGCGACTGCTGCTCGGGCTCGAAACGGCCGACCACGGAAAGGTCACCGTCGGCACACAGGATTGGAGCCTCCCGGCTCGCGGCGGACAGGAGCGACGCCAACGAGCCAAGATCGTCCAGATGGTCTTCCAGGATCCCTATCAGTCCCTCGACCGGCGACAGACAGTGCGGCAATGTCTCATCGAAGCGATCCGCGTACACCGGCCGAAGGACTCAGCAGAAGCGATCAGCACCCGCGTCGCCGAGCTGATGTCCCAGGTGCGCCTCGAACCGGTCTTTCTCGATTCGCGTCCGCGCGCGCTGTCAGGCGGCCAGCGGCAGCGTGTCGCCATCGCGCGCGCACTGGCCGCCGATCCAGTGCTGTTGGTGCTGGACGAGGCCGTCTCCGCGCTCGATGTCACGACACGAGTGGAGATTCTGACTCTGCTCGACACGATTCGGCGCGAGACTGGCGTCGCCCTGCTGATGATCACGCACGACCTCACCGTCATTCGGCGCCTGTGCGACCACGTCGTGGTGATGCGGCATGGGCAGATCGAAGAGCGTGGCACCGCTGCGGAGATTCTGGACGAGCCGAAGGCGGAATACACCCGCCTCCTGCTCGACTCGATCCCGCGCGAGGGCTGGACGCCCCAACGGCGCCGGCTGGGCCGCACCCGATCCCTGCCGACCGTCACCCGCAGCACGATGATCCCCGAGTGA
- a CDS encoding DUF3237 domain-containing protein produces the protein MSTPLMEPGFEYCFELHCQVEEAVPLGGRAPSEGLHFARVSGGTFDGPKLTGTVLDSGGDWWTARGLTVTLDARYVIEAAVSDGTAGVEVVNRGIWRTDEKTFERMLAGASVSEQDLYYRTAFVFRTEHPELHWLTASQFVGYARAEPGFVIIRVFRLT, from the coding sequence ATGTCTACACCTCTGATGGAACCCGGCTTCGAGTACTGCTTCGAACTGCACTGCCAGGTCGAGGAGGCGGTCCCCTTGGGCGGGCGCGCGCCAAGCGAAGGCCTACATTTCGCTCGGGTATCGGGTGGCACCTTCGACGGGCCGAAACTCACAGGCACCGTGCTCGACAGCGGCGGCGACTGGTGGACCGCCCGCGGCCTGACCGTCACCCTCGACGCCCGGTACGTCATCGAGGCCGCAGTGTCCGATGGAACGGCCGGCGTCGAGGTGGTCAATCGAGGTATCTGGCGCACCGACGAGAAGACGTTCGAACGGATGCTGGCGGGCGCGTCCGTCTCCGAGCAAGACCTCTACTACCGCACCGCCTTCGTCTTCCGCACCGAGCATCCCGAACTGCACTGGCTCACCGCGTCACAGTTCGTCGGCTACGCCCGTGCCGAGCCCGGCTTCGTGATCATCCGCGTGTTCCGCCTGACATGA
- a CDS encoding amidohydrolase: protein MMESADLVIVNGRVFDGTIRTESTAVATADGRIVRVGTDARVQELAGLETRIIDADGGLIHPGFVDAHVHAAFAGVERLSIDLTQALSVSETLELVRVGAEASETGWVTGGGWSHELFPMPTRHDLDAIVPDRPVALSDAGHHTLWVNSKALELAGVDRTTPQPHNGHIHLDEQGDPIGYLNETAAELVGRMIPRSTDDEIYAGLLNAQEYLWSLGVTGWHEAILGEYNGKADCTAGYLRAIAEGTLKSDTSGALWIAPGLQREEVPALVARFVELRERNAVAGFSTSTAKAMIDGVPHGETAALLEPYCNHSGDGFSGEMHFDEETIRDFVAQLDAAGFALHLHIMGDRGIRVALDAIEAARAANGAGPRHHIAHLSMVQTEDAQRFGPLGITANIQGLWAAPDPFVVSLIGEERMQQGYPFRTMVDGGADLAMGSDWPVSPADPWLAIHVTVNRWAPPPPGAKVPSLSAGAQPPTLDAEHQALTLVQALTAYTNGSTELVLGRPGRVRLGERADIAIATGDPFEMPGEAIASLQTAVTIVGGEVVFER, encoded by the coding sequence ATGATGGAATCCGCAGACCTCGTGATCGTGAACGGCCGCGTTTTCGACGGCACGATCCGCACTGAGAGCACCGCCGTCGCCACCGCCGACGGTCGCATCGTCCGAGTCGGCACCGACGCCCGCGTGCAAGAGCTCGCCGGTTTGGAGACTCGCATCATCGATGCCGATGGTGGTCTCATCCATCCCGGCTTCGTCGACGCGCACGTCCACGCCGCCTTCGCCGGCGTCGAACGACTGAGCATCGACCTCACGCAGGCGCTCAGCGTCTCGGAGACGCTCGAGCTGGTCCGCGTCGGAGCCGAAGCCAGCGAAACCGGGTGGGTGACGGGCGGCGGCTGGAGCCACGAGCTCTTCCCGATGCCCACTCGGCACGACCTCGACGCGATCGTTCCGGATCGACCCGTTGCCCTCAGCGACGCCGGGCACCACACCCTGTGGGTGAACTCCAAAGCACTCGAACTCGCCGGTGTCGACCGCACCACCCCGCAGCCTCACAACGGCCACATACATCTGGACGAGCAGGGCGACCCGATCGGCTATCTGAATGAGACCGCCGCTGAGCTGGTCGGACGCATGATCCCCCGCAGCACCGACGACGAGATCTACGCCGGATTGCTCAACGCGCAGGAGTATCTGTGGTCACTCGGCGTCACCGGCTGGCACGAGGCGATCCTCGGCGAGTACAACGGCAAGGCCGATTGCACCGCCGGCTACCTGCGCGCGATCGCCGAGGGGACGCTGAAGAGCGACACCTCCGGCGCGCTCTGGATCGCACCGGGTCTACAGCGGGAAGAGGTGCCCGCACTCGTCGCTCGCTTCGTCGAACTGCGCGAGCGCAACGCGGTAGCTGGGTTCTCAACCTCCACCGCTAAGGCCATGATCGACGGAGTCCCGCACGGCGAGACCGCTGCACTGCTCGAGCCGTATTGCAATCACAGCGGCGACGGCTTCTCCGGCGAGATGCACTTCGACGAGGAGACGATCCGCGACTTCGTCGCACAACTCGATGCCGCGGGCTTCGCCCTGCATCTGCACATCATGGGCGATCGCGGCATCCGCGTCGCACTCGATGCGATCGAGGCGGCCCGCGCGGCCAACGGAGCGGGACCGCGGCACCACATCGCACACCTCTCCATGGTGCAGACCGAGGATGCACAGCGATTCGGTCCTCTCGGCATTACCGCGAACATCCAAGGCTTGTGGGCCGCCCCGGACCCGTTCGTCGTCAGCCTCATCGGCGAAGAACGGATGCAGCAGGGATACCCCTTCCGCACGATGGTCGACGGGGGCGCCGACCTGGCCATGGGATCGGACTGGCCGGTGTCGCCGGCCGACCCGTGGCTCGCGATCCACGTGACCGTGAACCGCTGGGCACCGCCACCTCCGGGTGCCAAGGTCCCGTCTCTGTCCGCCGGTGCACAACCGCCGACCCTCGACGCAGAGCACCAGGCCCTCACGCTTGTGCAGGCGCTGACCGCCTACACGAACGGATCGACCGAGCTGGTGCTCGGCCGACCGGGACGCGTGCGCCTCGGGGAACGTGCCGATATCGCGATCGCCACAGGTGACCCCTTCGAGATGCCCGGGGAGGCCATCGCGTCGCTGCAGACGGCCGTGACGATCGTCGGCGGGGAAGTCGTCTTCGAGAGATGA
- a CDS encoding ribokinase codes for MSVIVVGGANRDLSIRVDRRPGPGETVLATASQESNGGKGANQAWAAARAGAAVEFIGAVGSDAAGTDQLDELARAGVVSRMRIVDDLPTGMAVITVTPDGENCITVIPGANDRVADLVPTSFPSDAIVLVQTEIGRRASELAMASARRSGARLVVNAAPVLDIEPRAWECDLLVVNEHEAADILARIGADDITGERVAREILVHTGATAVCVTLGSRGALLCSGVGQETVHIPTRRADPVDTTGSGDTFVGYLVARASFGHTWPDAVHAGLAAATDSVERAGARVW; via the coding sequence ATGAGCGTGATCGTTGTCGGAGGAGCCAACCGCGACCTCTCGATACGCGTGGACCGACGCCCCGGTCCGGGTGAAACGGTTCTGGCCACCGCGTCACAGGAGTCGAACGGCGGAAAGGGTGCGAATCAGGCATGGGCCGCCGCTCGTGCCGGAGCCGCTGTGGAGTTCATCGGCGCCGTCGGCTCAGATGCCGCCGGAACCGATCAGCTCGACGAGCTCGCTCGGGCGGGCGTTGTGTCGCGCATGCGGATCGTCGACGATCTGCCGACGGGAATGGCCGTCATCACCGTGACACCGGACGGGGAGAACTGCATCACGGTGATTCCCGGCGCCAACGACCGGGTGGCCGACCTCGTACCGACGAGTTTTCCCAGCGACGCGATCGTGCTGGTGCAGACGGAGATCGGGCGGCGGGCAAGTGAGCTCGCCATGGCAAGCGCCCGCCGATCCGGCGCGCGACTCGTCGTGAATGCCGCGCCTGTGCTCGACATCGAACCCCGGGCGTGGGAGTGCGACCTGCTCGTGGTCAACGAGCACGAGGCCGCAGACATCCTCGCTCGGATCGGCGCGGACGATATCACCGGTGAGCGTGTCGCGCGCGAGATCCTCGTGCATACCGGCGCCACAGCGGTCTGCGTAACGCTCGGGTCCCGGGGAGCCCTCCTCTGCTCGGGGGTCGGACAGGAGACGGTGCACATTCCCACACGCCGAGCGGATCCGGTGGACACCACCGGATCCGGCGACACGTTCGTCGGCTACCTCGTGGCCCGCGCGTCATTCGGCCACACATGGCCGGATGCAGTCCATGCGGGCTTAGCCGCCGCGACCGACTCGGTCGAGCGGGCGGGGGCGCGAGTATGGTGA